The sequence below is a genomic window from Deinococcus seoulensis.
CAATGATACTCGGACCGCAGGGTCCCGGAAAAGTCGGTCAGCGCGGGGGTTTTTCTTATACGCACCGCTGCCTACGGGCAGCGTCACGCGGGAGTAGCTCAGCTGGTAGAGCACTACCTTGCCAAGGTAGATGTCGCGAGTTCGAATCTCGTCTCCCGCTCCACAACCCCCCCCACACCCTTACCGGTGCTGGGGGTTTCTTGTTGTGTTCCCGATATCCAGGGCCGGGCCGGACGACGGCTGCCAGGTGGTGCATCCAGTTGAATCGAAGGGACAGATGGGTCTGTGTGGACGTTCTGCCCCCGGTGGATCAGGCAGAATGCCCGGTATGTTCGAGTTCGACGTTCAATACCGTGACGGGCGCGCGCGCGTGGCCCAACTGCACACGCCGCGCGGCACGGTTACCACACCCATGTTCATGCCGGTCGGCACGCAGGGCACCGTGAAAGGCGTCAGTCCGCAGGAACTGCTGGAGATCGGGTCGCAGATGATCCTGGGCAACACCTATCACCTGATGCTGCGGCCCGGTGAGGCCCTCGTGGAGGCGCACGGGGGCCTGCCGGGCTTCACGGCCTACCCTGGCCCCTTCCTGACCGACTCAGGCGGTTTCCAGGTGATGAGCCTGGGGCACATGCGCAAGATCACCGAGGAGGGTGTGACCTTCAAGAGTCACCTGGACGGCAGTCTGGTCAAGTTGACACCTGAACGCAGCATCGAGGTGCAGCAGGCACTGGGGGCGGACATCATCATGGCGTTCGACGAGTGCCCCCCCTACCCGGCCGAGCGGGAGTACATCCAGCGGAGCCTGGAACGCACGGAACGCTGGCTGGGCCGCAGCCTGAGCGCCAAAACGAACGATCATCAGGCGCTGTTCGCGATCGTGCAGGGAGGCGTCCATGAAGACCTGCGCCGCCAGAGCCTGGCGTTAACACTGCCGTACGACACGCCGGGCTTTGCCATCGGGGGACTGGCCGTCGGCGAACCGAAGGACCAGATGTACCCGGCGGTGGCCTTCACGGCCGCCCACCTGCCCGAGCACAAGCCGCGCTACCTGATGGGTGTGGGCCACCCGGAGGACCTGGTGGCGGGAATCGCGCTGGGTGTGGACATGTTCGACTGCGTGTACCCCACCCGCACGGGCCGCTTCGGGTACGCCCTGACTGACGATGGGCGACTGAACATGAATTCCAGTGCGCCCCGCCGCGAGCTGGTCCCCATGGACGCCGACTGCGACTGTTACGCCTGCCGCAACTACACACGCGCCTATCTCGCGCATCTGGTGAAGGCAGAGGAGATGCTGGCGCCCCGCATGCTGTCGCTGCATAACCTGCGGTACCTGCACCGACTGGTCGAGCGCGCCCGCGCCGCCATTGAAAGAGGTGAGTACCACGTGTGGGCCTCGGAATGGGCGGAACGTTACTTCAAAGGCCAGATTCCGGCCTGGTTCCAGCAGGCCATTGATACCGGAAGAAGCGCCACGCCCGACCCCGCCATCTGAGTGACCTGCCGCCCACCGGACCGCGCTGGCACGCCCTGAACCCTGACAGTCTTCTTACAGGATTCGGGGGGTCCGCGCGGCGGTTCAGGGTGACCGGTGACCTTCATACCTTCGTCAGAAATAGGCAATGTCGCGTAACAAGGGCATTTTATGAGGCTCTCAGGCTTGACCCGGTCTCTTTCATGCTTGTATCATCCGCCTGATCTGACAGTTCTCATCCGACAGGAAACGAGCGTCAGGTTGCGCGAGAGGGACACAGGACGGCGAACCACTCCGGGAGAGGAAACCCGGCAACTCGCCCCAACGTCAACTTCAGAGCCGGACGTGACTCCGACGCGCGACGACCTTTTGGGGGTTCATATGAAGAAAAGCCTGCTCGTTCTCACCGCTGCGCTGTCCTTTGGCGTTGCAGCCGCACAGACCGCGGCTCCTGCCAGCGCGCCCCAGGTGCCCGCACTGACCGACGTTCCCGCCGGTCACTGGGCCAAGGACGCCATCGACAAGCTGGTCAGCACCGGCATCATCCTGGGTTACCCCGACGGCACCTTCCGCGGCACCCAGAACCTGACCCGCTACGAAGCGGCCGTCATCATCGCCCGCCTGCTCGACCAGGTGAAGACCGGCGACGTCGTGGTCGGTGAAATCGACCCCGAAACCCTGACCGCGCTGCAGAACGCGATTCAGGAACTCGCCGCCGACCTCGCCGCCCTGGGCGTGCGCGTCAGCGACCTCGAAGAGAACGCTGTCAGCCGCGACGACTTCGCCCGCCTCGAAGACCGCGTCGAGCAGCTCGCGCTGGCCAACGGCGACCCCGAAGCCCTCGCCGGCCTGACCAGCCAGATCGACGAACTGACCGCCCGCGCCGACGACTACGACACCCTGCGTGCCGACGTCGACGACAACGCCAGCTCCATCGCCGCCCTGAACGACCTGACCGTCCTCCTGAACCAGGACATCCTGAACCTCCAGGACCGCGTCAGCGCCGTCGAAGCCGCCCAGGCCGACCTTGTCGCCCGCGCCGACTACGACAACCTCGCCGGCCGCGTCGGCGTCGTCGAGACGAAAGTCACCAGCCTCGACAACCGCGTCGCGCAGCTCGAGAAGTACGCCTTCAACATCACCCCCACCCTGTCCGCCACGTACTTCGTGGGCCGCGCGACCCGCGACATGGACGTCGACCGTCTGCTGCCCGGCACCATCTTCAGCACCGGTGACGACGGCGACGCCGACACGAGCGACACCGCTGTCGACTACACCGACTTCTCCGGCGACGCGATCGAGATCGTCGACGCCACGGCAGACAACTACTACGGCTTCTCCAGCGCCGGCAACCTGCCCAACAAGGCCGTGACTGCGGAAGGCAGCACCAGCATCAGCTTCGGCATTACCTTCGGCACCAGTGGCAAGCTGGATACCGTGACCAGCCAGGCCAACGGTTCTTACGTCAAGAGCGCCGGTAACCTGAACGTCAACAAGGTCGACGTGACCTTCGGCGTTCGTGCCGGTCTGCCCAGTGGCGCCATGATGCCTATCGTCGATGCTGACGGTGAACCCACCGGCGATTACCTGGGTGGATCCACCACCTACGACGGCAACACCTACAAGCCCCTGTACTTCTACTTCAAGAGCGCGACCGCCAACTTCACCGTCGGCAACGCGCCCGTCACGGTCACCTTCGGCAAGAACCTGAAGTTCAAGTTCGCTGACTACATCGGTGACAACGACGCCGTGGGCCGCGGCGACGGCTTCAACGTCGAGATCGACGGCAGCACCCTGCCCCTGATCGGTGCGTTCAAGCCCATGATCAACACTGTGTACGGCAGCAAGGGCGGCGCCAACGGCGACAACCTGTACTACCGTGGTGTGCGCGCCACCATCACCCCCATCGGCACCCTGAAAGCCGGTGTCCACGTTCTGCAGGAAGCCGCTGACGCGTTCGGCGGGAACCAGGCTACCCAGGATGTCACCGCCTACGGCGCCGACCTGCGCGGTCAGGTCGCTGGCTGGCAGCTGGAAAGCGAGTACGCGACCAGCACCATCGATCCGCTGAACGGTGACACGAAAACCCAGAGCGCCTTCTACGCCAAGACCAGCGGCAGCCTCGGCCCCGTCAAGGTCTACACCCTGAACTACCGCAGCGTCAGCGCTGGCTATAACGCCGAAGCCGGCATCATGGAGGCCGCTCCCAAGGCCACCAACAGCACCGCTCCGTACGGCGCTGGCCGCACCGGCTTCGGCGTGAAGGCCAAGGCCAGCCTGGGCCCCGTGTCCGTCGGCGGGTACGTGGACAACAGCGTCGCCTACGGCAACAGCCCCCTGAACACGAACAATGACGAAACGGCCGTCGTGGACCGTGGCGTGGCCGGCAAGGTCAGCCTGTTCAACTTCGTCACCGTGCGCGGCGGCTACTACGAGATGCTGACCGGTAAAACTTCCCCCCTCGCCGCTGACTTCGGTGGCCAGGACAGCGCCCGTTACGCCGTGCGTGGAGACGTCACCCCCGGCCTGGGCTTCAGCGTCGGTGGCTTCTACCGCAACGTGTCCAACGGTGCCGGTGTCCGTCAGAACAGCGACGGCGGCCTGTTCGCCAAGAGCACCTCGGCCGGCACCAACGAGTTCGGTCTGAACACCACCGAACTGGATTCCAACACCTGCGGCAGCACCTGCTACAGCGAATACGGCGCCGAGATCAAGCACGACGGCAAGGCCGCCGACGCCCTGGTCAAGGACCTCGACCTGACCTTCGGCTACGCTGCCCGCTACCGTGGCACGACCCTCGGCTACAGCAACAACGTGCTGTACGCCACCGCCAAGTACAACACCAAGCTGGGTATCGCCAACATCAACGTCGACGGCGGCGTGACCAACAGCACCTACGCTGCAGCCGACACCGCTCAGAACACCACCACCCTGAACGGCACGCTGGATGTCAAGACCGACACCCTGAACACCGTCTTCAAGCCCAGCCTCGAAGGCTACGTCAAGGCCTACAGCAAGACCTTCGGCACGGCGAACGCCAGTGGCGCCACCCAGTGGACCGCCAACGACGTGACCTACCGCGTCGGCGTGAAGCTCAACGAGTTCCTGCTCCCCAACACCAAACTGGCCGTGTACTACGCCGGTTACCAGGGCAAGAACCGCATCTACGTTCCTTACGCCGCAGCCACCGCTGCCGAGGGTGAGGACACGGCCGGCGACTACGACAACCAGAACCACGGCCGCACCGTCAGCCAGAGCCTGGTGTACGTGGAAGGTAACTACTACGACCTGAGCTTCGGCTACGGCTACGGTACCCTCAGCCTGGACGGCGCTCCCAAGCCCCAGAACGGCTCCGTCTTCAAGATCAACTACAAGGTCAACTTCTAAAGCCTGACCTGAATCCCGTCAGGGATTCACCTGAGAAGCCCCCGCCGCGTGCGGGGGTTTTTCCTGTCGGGTGCGGCGCTGGCTGTGCAGTCGGGTGCGGGGTGTGCCGTGCCGGTGAGCGGGTAGACTGAGGGTATGCTTGCTGTTTTTGGTCACCTGAACCCGGATACCGATGCCATCACGGCCGCGCTGGTGTACGCGCGCCTGCTTGCCCGTCAGGGAGTGGACGCGCAGGCGTTCCGTCTGGGCGAACTGAATTTCGAGACGGCGTTCGTGCTGCGTGAAGCGGGCGTGGACGCCCCTGCGCTATTGCCGGCGCTGGAGGCGGGCGCGGCGGTGGCGCTGGTGGATCACAACGAGAGTGCGCAGTCCGCGCCGAACCTCGCGGAGTTGAACGTGACGCGCGTCGTGGATCACCACAAGCTGGGTGACCTGAGCACCGCGCAGCCGCCCTACCTGCGCTTCGAGCCGGTGGGCTGCACCGGGACGATCCTGCTGAAACTGCACCGTGAGGCGGGCCTGAGCGTGGAGCCGCTGGACGCCCGGTTGATGCTGAGCGCGGTTCTGAGCGACACGCTGCACTTCCGCAGCCCGACGACCACCCAGGAGGACCGTGACGCGGTGGCGTTCCTGGCGCCAGTGGCGGGCATCGAGGACGTGGAGGCCTACGCCCTGGCCATGTTCGCCGCCAAGAGCGACCTGGGTGACACGCCGGCCGAGGCGCTGCTGCGCATGGATTACAAGGTGTTCCCGTTCGGTGATGTGGCCGCGCCGCAGCAGTGGGGGATCGGTGTGATCGAGACGACGAACCCGGCGTACGTGTTCGGTCGTCAGGCCGAGCTGCTGGCCGCCATGGCGGACGTGAAGGCCGCCGACGGACTGGCGGGCGTGCTGCTGAGCGTTGTGGATATCCTGAACGAGACGAACCGCACGCTGGTGCTGGGTGACGCGGAAGCGCAGGTGCTGAGTGGCGCGTTCGGCGTGAGTGTGGACGGGCCGGTCGCGGACCTGGGCGCGCGGATCAGCCGCAAGAAGCAGATCGTGCCGACACTCGAAGCGTACTTCGCGCCCCAGGGCTAATACGGATTCCGTTTGTTTCGTTGACAACCCGGGAGGCCGCCGGGTTGCCAACTCCACGTCCGGAACACGCCCAGCTCCCACTCGCATCCGTTCGGATTGAACGGCTTTATAAGCCATTTAATCGGAGTCCGTATAAGGCGGCGGGGCCGGTGGGGAGGGGTTCAGGTGCCACGGGCCTGCACGCCTCCCCGCTGCCGTGACGGGGTGCGCGGCCTATGCTGGGCGGATGAGTGCAGGACGTGACGGCAGTGCAGACGTGAGGGTTCAGGCGTGGCAGGCGGAACTGGAGTGGCTGTTCGCCCGGCAGCGGTTCGGGGTGCATCCGGGCCTGGGGCGGGTGCGGGCGCTGCTGGCGCGGCTGGGTGACCCGCAGCGGGCGTTCCGGACGGTGCTGGTGGGCGGCACGAACGGCAAGGGGTCCACGGCCGCCACGCTGGCCGCCATGCTGCGCGCGGGGGGGGTGCGGGCGGGCCTGTTCACCAGTCCGCACCTGACGCGGTTCACGGAACGGTTCGTGGTAGGCGGGCAGGAACTGCCGGAAGGGGTGGTCGCGGCGGCGCTGGCCCGCGTGCGCCCGGAGGCCGAGGTGGTCGGGGCGTCGTTCTTCGAGATCGTGACGGCGCTGGGTGCCCTGCTGTTTGCAGAGGCGGGCGTGCAGGTGGCCGTGATGGAGGTGGGGCTGGGCGGCCGCCTGGATTCCACGAACGCGCTGGACCCGGAGCTGAGTGTCGTGACGAACGTGGCGCTGGACCACACGGAGTTCCTGGGGGACACGCTGGAGGCCATTGCAGGGGAGAAGGCCGGGATTCTGCGGGCGGGCCGTCCGGCGGTGGTGGGTGTCGCGCCGCAGGTGCAGGCCATCTTTGCGGCGCGGGGCGCGGACCTGTGGGCGCTGGACGATCACCTGACCGGCACGGAGCTGCGCGGCTGGCAGGGGGCGCAGGTGACGTTGCGCGGCCCCGCTGGCCCCCTGACCCTGCACACACCGCTGCTGGGGCTGCATGGGGCCCGTAACGCGACCCTGGCGGCCCTGGCGGCCCTGCGGCTGGGCCTGCCCGCAGAGGCCGTGACGCGCGGGGCGGCCGCCGCGCAGTGGCCGGGGCGGCTGGAGGCCATTCCCTGGCAGGGTGGGCGGGTGCTGCTGGACGGCGCGCACAACCCGGACGGCGCACTGGCACTGGCCGCCGCACTGAGAGAGCTGGGTGTCGGGCCGCTGCCGCTGGTGTTCGGCGCGGCGGGCGACAAGGACATCAGCGGGGTGGCGGCGGCACTGCGCTCCTGCGCGTCCGAGGTGATCCTGACCCGCGCGGCCCTGAGCCCACGGGCGGCCGATCCGCAGGCACTGGCGCCCCTGTTCGCGGGGCTGCCGGTCACGGTGACGGACTCCCCGGCGGCGGCCCTGGACGCACTGGCGGCCCGGCAGGCGCCGCTGGCGCTGGTGTGCGGCAGCCTCTACCTGCTGGGCGAGGTGCGGCCCCTGCTGCTGGGTGAGACCGCCGAGGCCCGCGAGCGCTGGCAGTAGCAGCGGCGCCCGGCTGCTCCGCCAGATGGCCTAGGCGTGCCGGGCAGCGGTACCCTGGAGGTCATGACCACGCCTGACCAGACGGCCACCGATGCGCCCCTCACTCCGCCGGTCCACCCGACCATGCAGGCGCTCCGGCGCCGCCTGGGTCAGGTCAGCGACCTGAACGCCGCCGCCAGCCTGCTCTCCTGGGAGCAGGAGACCTTCATGCCCGAGGAGGCCGCCCCGGTACGCGGGCAGCAACTGGCGACCCTGGCGGGCCTGTCGCACGAACTGTTCACCGCACCAGATACGGGCGACCTGCTGACGGCCGCGCAGGCACAGGACGACACGGACCGCGCCGTGGTGCGCGTGGCCCGCCGCGATCACGCCAGGGCCACCCGCCTGCCCACCGCGTTCGTCGAGGAGCAGACCCGCGCGCAGAACGAGGCGCACCACGCCTGGATCGAGGCCCGCCGCCACAGTGATTTCGGGACGTTCGCGCCGCACCTGGAACGCATGATGGACCTCGCGCGCCGCCAGGCGGACCTGGTGGGGTTCGACGAGCATCCCTACGACGCCCTGATCGACGATTACGAGCCGGGCATGCGCGCCTCGCAGGTGCGGGCGGTGTTCGCGGACCTGCGCGACCGCACGCTGCCGCTGCTGGAGCGAATCCGCGCGGCCGGGGACGCCGCCGACTACAGTGTCCTGACCCGCCCGTTCCCCCCGCAGGCTCAGAAGGACTTCGCGTGGCGCGTGGCAGGCGAGGCGTTCGGCCTGCAGGGCAGTTTCGCGCGGCAGGACGAGAGCGCACACCCGTTCCAGTCGAACTTCAGCCGCAGCGACATCCGCATCACGACCCGCGTGGAGCCGTACTGGCCTGCCTGCCTGTTCGGTACCTGGCACGAGACCGGGCACGCCATGTACGAGCGGGGCGTGAGTGAACGCTGGGCGCGCACGCCGGTGTCGGCCGGGGCGAGCCTGGGCGTGCACGAGAGCCAGTCGCGGATGTTCGAGAACCTGCTGGCCCGCAGCCTCCCGTTCTGGGAGCGGTACTTCCCGCAGTTGCAGCAGGCCGCGCCCGCCGTGACCGAAGGTCTGGACGCCGGCGCCCTGTACCGCGCCGTGAACCGCGTGAACCCCAGCCTGATCCGCGTGGAGGCCGACGAGGTCACGTACAACTTCCACGTGATGCTGCGCTTCGAGCTGGAACTGGCACTGCTGGAAGGCAGTCTGGCCGTGCGGGACCTGCCGGACGCCTGGAACGAGAAGATGCAGGCGTACCTGGGCCTGACCCCGCCGGACGACGCGCGCGGCGTGTTGCAGGACATTCACTGGTCGGCCGGGCTGATCGGGTACTTCCCGACGTACACGCTGGGGAACCTGCTGAGCGTGCAACTGCTGGAGGCCGCGCAGCGCGACCCGGCCGTGGCGCAGGGGGTGGCCGCCGCCGAGTACGGCCCGCTGCGCGCCTGGCTGGTCGAGCATGTGCACCAGCACGGGCGCAGCCTGACGCCCGCCGAACTGACCGTGCAGGCCACCGGGCAGGCCCTGAGCGCCGACCCGTACGTGGCGTACCTGCACCGCAAGTACGGCGAGATCTACAGCCTGGACTGACAGCAACGTGAAAGGCCCCCGGTGCCGTTCACGCCGGGGGCCTTCTTGTGCCTTCTGGGTGGGTCAGCTGGCCTGCCGGCGTTCGGCGCGGGTGATCAGGTAGGCGCGTGCGGAGTTCAGCCATTTCTGCGCGAGGTCGCTGTGCGGGTGCCCGCGTTCACGCATGGCGCGTACGCCCTGCTGTAACTGCCGTTCCATGCGGCGCACGGCGACCAATCCGCCCTCGTTTTCCAGTTCGATGAAGGTGTTCAGCAGCGTGGTGGGGTGGGCGTGACCCAGGCGGATGCTTTCGGTGATGGTGTCCAGTGAGCGCATGGGAGGGCACTCCTTCCCGCCCGGTGGGCGGCGAGGTCGGTGGGGCCGTGAAGCGGTGGGGACTGTTAGGTGCGCTGGGAGCCGTTCGAACAGGTGTTCTGCTGGGGACGAATCCTTGGTCTGATTACGATCTTGGCAGATTGTAGCAGGAACGCATCAGGGGAGGCAAGAAGCTGTGCCGCGTATTCTGTATTGACCGTACCGACGGGCGGTGTTACACTCCAACCAAGGCTGCCCCATTCTGCCCACAGGCAAACCCCGCCCGTGACCGGATACACAGCCCCAGGCGGCACGCGCCCCCGAGTCGGCACCCACCCGTGCCCGACCCCCGGCGTGAGGCCACGCCGCAGCCAAGGAGGTGAACAATGAAACTGCACGAAAGACTCCGCGAACTGCGCAGCGAACGCGGGCTGCGGCTCAAGGACGTCGCCGAGATCGCCGGGATCAGCGTCCCGTACCTCAGCGACCTTGAACGTGGCCGCACCAACCCCAGCCTGGAAACCCTCCAGACCCTGGCCGGCGCGTACGCCATCACCGTTCACGACCTGCTCGAGGGCGTCGAATTCTACGGCGCGTCCACCGAGGGCGCCCTGCCCAAGGGCCTCGCCGACCTGGTCGCCGACCCAACCCTGGGACCGCAGATCACGCCCGACTGGGTCCGCACGCTGTCCCGCATCGAACTGCGCGGTAAACGCCCCCGCGACAAGCAGGACTGGTACGAGATCTACCTGCACCTCAAACGCATCCTGAACTGACGTTCAGTGCCAATGCCGCACGACAGGAACCGGAGCCTCACTGAGCTCCGGTTCTGTCGTCCTGCCCCGCACGGCAGCCCTGATCAGGCGGCCTGCGCCACTTCCAGCAGTTCCGGTCGTCCACGGGTCAGGAGCAGGGTCCCTGCGCCCCACGCTCCGCCCACCAGCGCGAGGGCGAAGGCCAGTGGCGGCGCACTCAGGGTGGCTGCCACAGCGCTCAGGCCGATCAGGGCGCCCACCGCGTCCGGCACCGGCAGTCGCACCCGCAGCGCCAGGGCGCGGCCCACGTCGTACGCGCTGACGCTCAGGCCCAGCGCGATCAGCAGCGCCGTCAGTGCCAGCGCGATCAGGGCCGGTCCCAGCAGGCCCGCCAGGGTCAGCCCGCAGGCCGGTCCCAGCAGCGCCGCGAGGGCCAGCACGCCCAGCGCCAGCGTCCGGACCGGCGCGTGCCGCTGCCGCCGCGCCAGCATCGGCGCCAACCCCGACACGAACAGCAGCAGCAGCGCCCCGCCGGTCAGGGTCACGAACACCTGCGGCCACGCCGCGCTGCCCAGCCACCCCAGCACCGGACGGAACGCGGCGGCCGTCACGGCGGCCAGCCCCTGCGGCGCGCCCGTCTGCAGTGCGGCCCGGTCGTCCGGCGCGTGCCCCAGCAGGGCGTTCACGCGCCCACTGACCTGCGCGCCGGCGTCACGGTGCACGTCGCCCAGCAGCGCGATCACCTCACCCTGCACCTGCGCGCCGGGCCGCAGGTACACGCTGCCACCCACGTTGATCACGTTCCCGCGTACCGGTCCACTGACCTGCAGGTCCTGACCGAAGGTCACATTGCCGTGGCTGACCACCCCGTACAGGGCCGGCAGGGTCAGCGCGGCACTCAGCGTGAATGCCCCGGCGCCCAGCCGCTGCGTGAGCGGGCCGGGCCGCCAGCTGACCAGCGCGCTCGTGACCAGCAGCAGCGCCAGTCCCGCCACCGCCACCGGCGACACCTGCGCCAGCAGTGCCTGCGCGACCACCGCGCCCGCCGCGAGGTTCGGCCAGACGCTGGTCACGCCCATCAGGGTCAGGGCGACCATCAGCGACACCACCATGAACAGCGGGGCCGGATTGTGCCGCAGCGGCCGGTCCGGCGGGTTGAACGGCTCGGGCCGCAACGCGGCGGACCCAGATGCGGCGGACCCAGACGCGACGGCCCCCAATGCGGTTGCCCCGGAGGTTGCACCCAATGAGGTCGCGCTGCCGACGCTCTGCGCGCCAGGGTGGGCGGCAGGGAAGGGGAGAGGCGCACTTGCCCCCGCCCCGGTCTGGATGCTCTGTGGGCCGCCGGACGCAGCCTCACGGGCAATCCGGGCGGCCAGCTGCGCCGCCATGCTCCCCGCGCCGTCCGGGACAGGCCGGGGAGGCACGCTGCCGAGACGCACGGAACTGCTCACCTCGCCCGCCACCAGCGCCGCCACACTGACCGGCAGGGGCGGCACCGGCGCCAGCGCCGACCGAAGCGACACGTCCCGCCCCACGGCCGCCGCCACGCTCATCCCTGCCGGCAGCGGGGGAGGAGTCAGGCGCCGGTTCAGACTGACGCCGGTCGCCACGGCCTGCGCCACCGAGGCAGGCAGGTCCGGTGCAGGCGCGGCCAGCCACACGCTCCCCTGAATCTCACTGACCACCAGCGCCGCCACACTGACCGGCAGCACCGGGGGCGGCAGGGACTGCACCAGCGTCACGCCGCGCGCCAGTTGCCGCCGCCACGCCCTGACCGGCGGGCCGGACGGATCGTTCTCCAGGCGCGCCAGCACGCCCTGACCGGCCGCGTCCAGGGTGCCGTCGGCCTCCTGGTGCAGCAGGTCCAGCCACGCCCGGTGCGCGTCGGCCGAAGCTGGATTGTGACGTTCTGCGCCCATACGTTCCCTTTACGTTGAACAGCCCCGCCGGGTTCCCGGACCTTCCTGCGGCCCGGCCGGCAGTCCCCCCGCCTCAGCTCACCCGGTCCGGCGCCACGAAATCGCCGCTCTTGCCGCCCGACTTGCTCAGCAGGCGCACGCCCGTGATCTCGATGGCCTTGCTGGCCGCCTTGAGCATGTCATACACGTTCAGCGCCGCGACCGTCACGGCCGTCAGGGCCTCCATCTCCACCCCGGTCGGCGCGGTCGTCCGGACGGTCGCCCGTACCCGCACGCCCGCCTCCTCCAGCGTCACCTGCACGTCCGCGCCCGTCACCGGAATCGGGTGGCACAGCGTCACCAGGTCCGCCGTGCGTTTACTGCCCGCCAGTCCGGCCAGCCGCGCCACGATCAGCGGGTCACCCTTGGGATTCGTGCCAGCCTCCAGCGCCGCGCGGGCCTCCGGCGGCAGGCGCACCCACGCCTCGGCACTCGCCTCGCGCGACGTGGCGACCTTACCGGTCACGTCCACCATGCGCGGCAACCCGTCACGGAAATGCGTCAGTTCCGGCGCGCTCACCTCACTCCTCCGGCAGCTTCAGGTCCGCCAGGGACGCGAACGGATTCTGCTTGGCGTGCAGCGACCCCACCGGCGTTCCCAGGTCGTCGTCGATCTCCTCGACCGGCACCTGCGCCATGTGCTCGCACGGCCCCTCGTTCAGGTCGTGCCCGCACACCTGACACAGGCCCCGGCAGGCCTCGTCGTGCAGCACGCTCAGCGGCGCGCCCAGCAGCGTCGTCTCCGCGAGGTAGGCACTCAGGTCCAGGTCCGGATCGCCGAACACCAGCATCTCCTCGCCCGTCTCGGCCTCCTCCAGGAACGGTGCGTCCACCGACGGGTCGTACCGCAGCAGCGTGCCCAGCGTGATCTCCAGCGGCACATGCACTTCCCGCAGGCAGCGGGCGCACTCCATGACCAGCACCGGCTCGAACGTGCCCTGCAGGTACATCTCATTGCTGCCCAGAGCGTTGACATCCACCTCGAACGGCGCGGGCTCCGCGAAACGCAGCGTGTGCTGCGCGCGGCCCTGCTCGTACTGGAGGTGATCAAGGTTGCCTTCCACGTGCGCGTCCTCGGTGGAGGAACGCAGCAGGGAACCCAGGTGAATACGAGGTGAATCCGTCATACCCACATGATAGGCCCGCCGGGCTGACAGAACCCTGCCGCCACACCCAAAGTGCCCCGGCCGCCACACCCGGAGTGCCCTGCGCAGATCAGGCCAGCCCAGACCGGCCCAGACCCGGCCAGTTCAGATCAGTTCAGGCCAGTTCGACCACGCTCGCGTCACTGATGGTCAGCTTGTGCGTGCGCGGCACCGTCCGCCCACCCCGCACCTGCGCCCGCACACC
It includes:
- a CDS encoding DUF177 domain-containing protein; this translates as MTDSPRIHLGSLLRSSTEDAHVEGNLDHLQYEQGRAQHTLRFAEPAPFEVDVNALGSNEMYLQGTFEPVLVMECARCLREVHVPLEITLGTLLRYDPSVDAPFLEEAETGEEMLVFGDPDLDLSAYLAETTLLGAPLSVLHDEACRGLCQVCGHDLNEGPCEHMAQVPVEEIDDDLGTPVGSLHAKQNPFASLADLKLPEE
- a CDS encoding carboxypeptidase M32 gives rise to the protein MTTPDQTATDAPLTPPVHPTMQALRRRLGQVSDLNAAASLLSWEQETFMPEEAAPVRGQQLATLAGLSHELFTAPDTGDLLTAAQAQDDTDRAVVRVARRDHARATRLPTAFVEEQTRAQNEAHHAWIEARRHSDFGTFAPHLERMMDLARRQADLVGFDEHPYDALIDDYEPGMRASQVRAVFADLRDRTLPLLERIRAAGDAADYSVLTRPFPPQAQKDFAWRVAGEAFGLQGSFARQDESAHPFQSNFSRSDIRITTRVEPYWPACLFGTWHETGHAMYERGVSERWARTPVSAGASLGVHESQSRMFENLLARSLPFWERYFPQLQQAAPAVTEGLDAGALYRAVNRVNPSLIRVEADEVTYNFHVMLRFELELALLEGSLAVRDLPDAWNEKMQAYLGLTPPDDARGVLQDIHWSAGLIGYFPTYTLGNLLSVQLLEAAQRDPAVAQGVAAAEYGPLRAWLVEHVHQHGRSLTPAELTVQATGQALSADPYVAYLHRKYGEIYSLD
- a CDS encoding helix-turn-helix domain-containing protein, which codes for MKLHERLRELRSERGLRLKDVAEIAGISVPYLSDLERGRTNPSLETLQTLAGAYAITVHDLLEGVEFYGASTEGALPKGLADLVADPTLGPQITPDWVRTLSRIELRGKRPRDKQDWYEIYLHLKRILN
- the moaC gene encoding cyclic pyranopterin monophosphate synthase MoaC — protein: MSAPELTHFRDGLPRMVDVTGKVATSREASAEAWVRLPPEARAALEAGTNPKGDPLIVARLAGLAGSKRTADLVTLCHPIPVTGADVQVTLEEAGVRVRATVRTTAPTGVEMEALTAVTVAALNVYDMLKAASKAIEITGVRLLSKSGGKSGDFVAPDRVS
- a CDS encoding polymer-forming cytoskeletal protein, with the translated sequence MGAERHNPASADAHRAWLDLLHQEADGTLDAAGQGVLARLENDPSGPPVRAWRRQLARGVTLVQSLPPPVLPVSVAALVVSEIQGSVWLAAPAPDLPASVAQAVATGVSLNRRLTPPPLPAGMSVAAAVGRDVSLRSALAPVPPLPVSVAALVAGEVSSSVRLGSVPPRPVPDGAGSMAAQLAARIAREAASGGPQSIQTGAGASAPLPFPAAHPGAQSVGSATSLGATSGATALGAVASGSAASGSAALRPEPFNPPDRPLRHNPAPLFMVVSLMVALTLMGVTSVWPNLAAGAVVAQALLAQVSPVAVAGLALLLVTSALVSWRPGPLTQRLGAGAFTLSAALTLPALYGVVSHGNVTFGQDLQVSGPVRGNVINVGGSVYLRPGAQVQGEVIALLGDVHRDAGAQVSGRVNALLGHAPDDRAALQTGAPQGLAAVTAAAFRPVLGWLGSAAWPQVFVTLTGGALLLLFVSGLAPMLARRQRHAPVRTLALGVLALAALLGPACGLTLAGLLGPALIALALTALLIALGLSVSAYDVGRALALRVRLPVPDAVGALIGLSAVAATLSAPPLAFALALVGGAWGAGTLLLTRGRPELLEVAQAA